Proteins encoded together in one Rhizobacter sp. J219 window:
- a CDS encoding LysR substrate-binding domain-containing protein: MSGLTLLASLKAFDATARAGSMTAAARSLGLQQPTLSAHIARLEREYGVELFYRRGRRLELTPFGVTLSECTRRAFSAEEDAVALLAAAKHRYHGRLTLCAIGPYNVTPMIRVFRARHPLVSLAVTVGDSRRIVQMILDYQGDVGVILNAVDEPQLHCVPYRKQALVVFAPVSHALARQSSVTIEDLANQEFVMREEGSTTRKVFEQVLSEHGVTVRASVEMGSREAVREAVAQGLGLGIVADTAYVPDPRLVRLPITGADVATYAHLICRTERRQVPLIAEFLRVADELRLSPGER, translated from the coding sequence ATGTCTGGCCTGACGCTGCTGGCCTCGCTGAAGGCCTTCGACGCCACCGCCCGCGCCGGCAGCATGACGGCCGCCGCGCGCTCGCTCGGCCTGCAGCAGCCCACGCTGTCGGCCCACATCGCCCGGCTGGAGCGTGAATATGGCGTGGAGCTCTTCTACCGCCGAGGGCGGCGGCTCGAACTCACGCCCTTCGGCGTGACGCTCAGCGAGTGCACCCGCCGCGCCTTCAGCGCCGAGGAAGACGCGGTGGCCCTGCTGGCGGCGGCCAAGCACCGCTACCATGGCCGCCTCACGCTCTGCGCGATCGGGCCTTACAACGTCACGCCGATGATCCGCGTCTTCCGGGCGCGGCACCCGTTGGTGAGCCTCGCGGTGACGGTCGGCGACTCGCGCCGCATCGTGCAGATGATCCTCGACTACCAGGGTGACGTCGGCGTGATCCTCAACGCCGTGGACGAGCCGCAGCTGCACTGCGTGCCGTACCGCAAGCAGGCGCTGGTGGTGTTTGCGCCGGTGTCGCACGCCCTCGCGCGCCAGTCGTCGGTGACGATCGAAGACCTGGCGAACCAGGAATTCGTGATGCGCGAAGAGGGTTCCACCACCCGCAAGGTCTTCGAGCAGGTGCTGTCCGAGCACGGCGTGACGGTGCGCGCGAGTGTCGAGATGGGCAGCCGAGAAGCGGTGCGCGAGGCGGTGGCGCAGGGCTTGGGCCTCGGCATCGTGGCCGACACCGCCTACGTGCCCGACCCACGCCTGGTGCGCCTGCCGATCACCGGCGCGGATGTGGCGACGTACGCCCACCTCATCTGCCGCACCGAGCGACGGCAGGTGCCGCTCATCGCCGAGTTCCTGCGGGTGGCCGACGAGCTGCGGCTGTCCCCGGGGGAGCGGTAG
- a CDS encoding helix-turn-helix domain-containing protein: protein MPTARKSSPRIGSPVRGSKTGRPIMVALDLLGRRAALRIFWELRHGGQMTFRALQEACDTNPSLLNTRIKELRDVGLLEHEEGGYRLTPEGRKLMVSLGPFCEWAEGWRGA, encoded by the coding sequence ATGCCCACTGCCCGCAAGTCCTCACCGCGCATCGGCTCGCCGGTGCGCGGCTCCAAGACCGGACGCCCGATCATGGTGGCGCTGGACCTGCTGGGTCGGCGCGCGGCGTTGCGCATCTTCTGGGAGCTGCGCCACGGCGGGCAGATGACCTTTCGCGCGCTGCAGGAAGCCTGCGACACCAACCCCAGCCTGCTCAACACGCGCATCAAGGAGTTGCGCGACGTGGGCCTGCTGGAACACGAGGAAGGCGGCTACCGCCTCACGCCCGAGGGCCGCAAGCTGATGGTCTCGCTCGGGCCCTTCTGCGAGTGGGCAGAAGGCTGGCGGGGCGCCTAG
- the phnE gene encoding phosphonate ABC transporter, permease protein PhnE has translation MGLAVNPAYDAILHTDRRRGRRRLGLIGLVLAVCLLALGVTGFFDAQRFADGGPALVQLADEMVPPDFTRWRMWLVPLRDTLAMSVAGTALTVLLSLPLALLAAPNTTPHPLVGQAARTLLAACRSVPEIILGILFVAAVGFGALPGVLALALHSAGMVGKFYAEAIEHVDDKPLEAAVAAGASRFQVIVHAVLPQVMPQLADITLYRWEYHFRASAVLGIVGAGGIGFELMAALRLIKYDEVSAILLSILACVLVVDRLGALLRRKLK, from the coding sequence ATGGGGCTCGCCGTCAATCCGGCCTACGACGCCATCCTCCACACCGACCGCCGCCGCGGCCGGCGACGCCTGGGCCTGATCGGCCTCGTGCTGGCCGTGTGCCTGCTCGCGCTCGGCGTGACCGGCTTCTTCGACGCGCAGCGTTTCGCCGACGGCGGCCCCGCCCTCGTGCAGCTCGCCGACGAGATGGTGCCGCCCGATTTCACGCGCTGGCGCATGTGGCTCGTGCCGCTGCGCGACACGCTGGCGATGTCGGTCGCGGGCACGGCGCTCACCGTGCTGCTGTCGCTGCCGCTCGCGCTACTGGCCGCGCCGAACACCACGCCGCACCCGCTCGTCGGACAGGCGGCGCGCACGCTGCTCGCGGCCTGCCGCTCGGTGCCGGAAATCATCCTCGGCATCCTCTTCGTGGCCGCGGTGGGCTTCGGCGCGCTGCCGGGCGTGCTGGCGCTCGCGCTGCACTCGGCGGGCATGGTCGGCAAGTTCTACGCCGAAGCCATCGAGCATGTCGACGACAAACCGCTCGAAGCCGCCGTGGCGGCCGGGGCGAGCCGCTTCCAGGTGATCGTGCATGCGGTGCTGCCGCAGGTGATGCCGCAGCTCGCCGACATCACGCTCTACCGCTGGGAGTACCACTTCCGCGCCTCGGCGGTGCTCGGCATCGTGGGGGCGGGCGGCATCGGCTTCGAGCTGATGGCGGCGCTGCGGCTCATCAAGTACGACGAAGTCTCCGCCATCCTGTTGTCGATCCTCGCCTGCGTGCTGGTGGTCGACCGCCTGGGCGCGCTGCTGCGCCGCAAACTCAAATGA
- a CDS encoding alpha/beta hydrolase has protein sequence MTYAALTTTDGQRLHVQHWPAPDTAAARGTVLIVHGLGEHIGRYAHVAAHLNAAGWHVTGYDHRGHGRSDGPKGKITSDDDLLRDLGQMIDHVRQHTPGPLVLLGHSMGGLIASRFVGQGVARPGEAPGDWHRPVDALVLSSPALAADTNAIQKLLLATLGALAPDLAVNNGLKPEWISRDPKVVAAYNADPLVHDRITPRLARFILGNGEWVRHHAARWKVPTLLLYAGSDRCVAPSGSRDFAATAPKSVVTTREFGPLYHEIFNEPEQAEVLAVLSSWLQSLKGSGA, from the coding sequence ATGACCTACGCCGCCCTCACCACCACCGACGGCCAGCGCCTGCATGTGCAGCACTGGCCGGCCCCCGACACCGCCGCCGCCCGCGGCACCGTGCTGATCGTGCACGGCCTGGGCGAACACATCGGGCGCTACGCCCATGTGGCCGCGCACCTCAACGCCGCCGGCTGGCACGTGACCGGCTACGACCACCGCGGCCACGGCCGCAGCGACGGCCCCAAGGGCAAGATCACGAGCGACGACGACCTGCTGCGCGATCTCGGCCAGATGATCGACCACGTGCGCCAGCACACGCCCGGTCCGCTGGTCCTGCTGGGCCACAGCATGGGTGGGCTGATCGCCTCGCGCTTTGTCGGCCAGGGCGTGGCTCGCCCCGGCGAGGCCCCGGGCGACTGGCACCGGCCGGTCGACGCACTGGTGCTGTCGTCGCCGGCCCTCGCGGCCGACACCAACGCCATCCAGAAACTGCTGCTCGCCACCCTCGGCGCGCTGGCGCCCGACCTGGCGGTCAACAACGGTCTGAAGCCGGAATGGATCTCGCGCGACCCGAAGGTCGTAGCCGCCTACAACGCCGACCCACTGGTGCACGACCGCATCACGCCGCGGCTGGCACGCTTCATCCTCGGCAACGGCGAGTGGGTGCGCCACCACGCCGCCCGCTGGAAGGTGCCCACGCTCTTGCTCTACGCCGGCAGCGACCGCTGCGTGGCGCCCTCCGGCAGCCGCGACTTTGCGGCGACGGCGCCGAAGTCGGTGGTCACCACACGCGAGTTTGGCCCGCTCTATCACGAGATCTTCAACGAGCCGGAGCAGGCCGAGGTGCTGGCGGTGTTGTCATCTTGGTTGCAGTCGCTGAAAGGGTCGGGTGCCTAA
- a CDS encoding amidohydrolase: MKLLLLRTLLCATLLAGSAAAPAQALDSAVLAPRVAALQAQMVAWRRDIHQHPELSGQEARTARLVAEHLRNLGLTVKTGIAGHGVVGILKGGRPGKVVALRADMDALPVLEATGLPFASRVKARLRGQDTPVMHACGHDGHTAILMGVAEALAGIRQQIPGTVKFIFQPAEEGLPEDDHSAWGARAMVAQGVLDNPKVDAVFGLHLSPNLAAGTLGVRSGPMMAGADTLRIDVTGEQTHGAAPWTGTDPIVVAAQIITGLQTVVSRQLNINHEPVVLTIAAIHGGNRENIIPDKVEMLGTLRTFDEEMRTEAKQRITTTAEKIAEASGAKARVTFGPASYSVTVNHAALTDTMTPTLQRASGGKVVPIPKISASEDFSEYQKVVPGLFYILGAPPKGKTPMDAATNHSPNFDFDEDAMQLGALTLGLLALDYLALSR, translated from the coding sequence ATGAAGCTGCTCCTTCTGCGCACACTGCTCTGCGCCACGCTGCTCGCCGGCAGCGCGGCGGCCCCGGCCCAGGCACTCGACAGTGCCGTGCTCGCGCCGCGCGTCGCGGCGCTGCAGGCGCAGATGGTCGCGTGGCGCCGTGACATCCACCAGCACCCCGAACTCTCGGGCCAGGAGGCACGCACCGCACGCCTGGTGGCGGAGCACCTGCGCAACCTCGGGCTGACGGTGAAGACCGGCATCGCGGGCCATGGTGTCGTCGGCATCCTCAAGGGCGGCCGCCCCGGCAAGGTGGTGGCGCTGCGTGCCGACATGGACGCGCTGCCGGTGCTGGAGGCAACCGGCCTGCCCTTCGCCTCGCGCGTGAAAGCACGCTTGCGCGGGCAGGACACGCCGGTGATGCACGCCTGCGGCCACGACGGCCACACCGCCATCCTGATGGGCGTGGCCGAAGCGCTGGCGGGCATCCGACAGCAAATCCCGGGCACGGTGAAGTTCATCTTCCAGCCCGCCGAAGAGGGCTTGCCCGAAGACGATCACAGCGCCTGGGGCGCCCGCGCGATGGTGGCGCAAGGCGTGCTCGACAACCCGAAGGTCGATGCGGTGTTCGGGCTGCACCTCTCGCCCAACCTCGCAGCCGGCACGCTGGGTGTGCGCAGCGGGCCGATGATGGCCGGCGCAGACACCCTGCGCATCGACGTCACCGGCGAGCAGACCCACGGCGCCGCGCCGTGGACGGGCACCGACCCGATCGTCGTCGCCGCGCAGATCATCACCGGCCTGCAGACGGTGGTGAGCCGCCAGCTCAACATCAACCACGAGCCGGTGGTGCTGACGATCGCCGCCATCCACGGCGGCAACCGCGAGAACATCATCCCCGACAAGGTCGAGATGCTGGGCACGCTGCGCACCTTCGACGAAGAGATGCGCACCGAGGCCAAGCAGCGCATCACCACCACCGCCGAGAAGATCGCCGAAGCGAGCGGCGCGAAGGCACGGGTGACCTTCGGGCCGGCCTCGTACAGCGTGACGGTCAACCACGCGGCCCTCACCGACACGATGACGCCGACGCTGCAGCGCGCAAGCGGCGGCAAGGTGGTGCCCATTCCGAAGATCAGCGCGTCGGAAGACTTCTCCGAGTACCAGAAGGTGGTGCCGGGCCTGTTCTACATCCTCGGCGCGCCGCCCAAGGGCAAGACGCCGATGGACGCCGCCACCAACCATTCGCCGAACTTCGACTTCGACGAAGACGCGATGCAACTCGGCGCGCTCACGCTCGGGCTGCTGGCGCTCGACTACCTCGCGCTATCGCGTTGA
- a CDS encoding alpha/beta fold hydrolase — protein sequence MSFETHAFPDAPDPLNLPSRLSARTQGAGDLVVCLHATAGTHAQWQGLANILSRHWRVLLPDLHGHGMSPPFPGATMNALQADAQAVAALMDTPHPQPGAPGVHLVGHSYGAVVALQIALRHPERVRSLSLYEPVAFGVLRELAPRDPSLMEITDVAHTARGLVQRGEIDQAAAFFMGYWAGDTSWNQMAASQRDAIARRMPAVPRHFDACFTARWHKSLLARLTMPILLMHGSQTRTPARRVAELLAHALPNVLRAEVPGAGHLGPISHEATVNAWITGRIDPRLSNGLDRIVMAA from the coding sequence ATGAGCTTCGAGACCCACGCCTTTCCCGACGCCCCCGACCCCCTGAACCTCCCGTCCCGCCTGTCGGCCCGCACCCAGGGCGCGGGCGACCTGGTGGTGTGCCTGCACGCCACGGCTGGCACCCACGCGCAGTGGCAAGGCCTTGCCAACATCCTGTCGCGCCACTGGCGGGTGCTGCTGCCCGACCTGCACGGCCACGGCATGAGCCCGCCGTTTCCGGGCGCGACGATGAACGCGCTGCAGGCCGACGCGCAGGCGGTGGCCGCGCTGATGGACACCCCCCACCCTCAGCCCGGTGCGCCCGGCGTGCATCTGGTCGGACACTCCTACGGCGCGGTCGTCGCCCTGCAGATCGCGCTGCGCCACCCTGAGCGGGTGCGTTCGCTGAGCCTGTACGAACCGGTCGCCTTCGGCGTGCTGCGCGAGTTGGCCCCACGCGACCCATCGCTGATGGAGATCACCGACGTGGCCCACACCGCACGCGGCCTGGTGCAACGCGGCGAGATCGACCAGGCCGCCGCCTTCTTCATGGGCTACTGGGCCGGCGACACCAGCTGGAATCAGATGGCCGCGAGCCAGCGCGATGCCATCGCGCGGCGCATGCCGGCCGTGCCGCGCCACTTCGACGCCTGCTTCACCGCCCGCTGGCACAAGAGCCTGCTGGCACGCCTGACCATGCCCATCCTGCTGATGCACGGCTCGCAGACGCGCACCCCCGCGCGGCGCGTGGCCGAACTGCTGGCCCATGCGCTGCCCAACGTGCTGCGCGCCGAGGTGCCCGGTGCCGGCCACCTGGGGCCGATCTCGCACGAAGCGACGGTCAATGCGTGGATCACCGGCCGCATCGACCCGCGCCTGTCGAACGGGCTCGACCGCATCGTGATGGCGGCCTGA
- a CDS encoding NAD(P)-dependent oxidoreductase — translation MTLNSTPSRPRIVVTQPVHAAVLQQLRQHGEVTMNPGPEPWPEAELHRHLAEADAMMAFMPDRVDGSTLQHAPRLRTIACALKGYDNFDLEACARAGVLVSFVPDLLTEPTAELAIGLAIAAARHLRAGDAQVRAGGYQGWRPTLYGTGLHGATAAVVGLGPVGRAIVDRLAGFGCARLLGVDPSQHDARVQAVSLDEALQRADYLLLAVPLTPHSRHLVDAHRLALCKRGQILVNVGRGSVVDEAAVAQALEAGMLGAYAADVFELEDWHLADRPRHIDPRLLASPHTVFTPHLGSAVASVRLAIEQRAADNLIAALAGQPVGDALTRQRAAQLA, via the coding sequence ATGACCTTGAACTCGACCCCATCCCGGCCCCGCATCGTCGTCACCCAACCCGTGCACGCAGCGGTGCTGCAGCAGCTTCGCCAGCACGGCGAGGTGACCATGAACCCCGGCCCCGAACCCTGGCCCGAGGCCGAGCTGCACCGGCACCTGGCCGAGGCCGACGCGATGATGGCCTTCATGCCCGACCGCGTGGACGGGAGCACGCTGCAACATGCACCGCGCCTGCGCACCATCGCCTGCGCGCTGAAGGGCTACGACAACTTCGACCTCGAGGCCTGCGCGCGGGCCGGCGTGCTGGTGAGCTTCGTGCCCGACCTGCTGACCGAACCCACGGCCGAGCTGGCCATCGGCCTGGCCATCGCCGCCGCACGGCACCTGCGGGCCGGCGACGCGCAGGTGCGCGCCGGTGGCTACCAGGGCTGGCGGCCGACGCTCTACGGCACCGGCCTTCACGGCGCCACCGCCGCGGTGGTGGGCCTGGGTCCGGTGGGCCGCGCCATCGTCGACCGGCTGGCCGGCTTCGGCTGCGCGCGGCTGCTGGGGGTGGACCCGTCCCAGCACGACGCCCGCGTGCAAGCGGTATCACTCGACGAGGCCTTGCAGCGCGCCGACTACCTGCTGCTCGCCGTGCCGCTCACGCCGCACAGCCGGCACCTGGTCGACGCGCACCGGCTCGCGCTGTGCAAGCGGGGCCAGATCCTCGTCAACGTGGGGCGCGGCTCGGTGGTCGACGAGGCCGCCGTTGCGCAGGCGCTGGAAGCAGGAATGCTCGGCGCCTACGCGGCCGACGTGTTCGAGCTGGAAGACTGGCACCTCGCCGACCGGCCGCGCCACATCGACCCGCGCCTGCTCGCCTCGCCGCACACCGTCTTCACCCCGCACCTCGGCTCAGCGGTGGCCTCGGTGCGCCTGGCCATCGAGCAGCGCGCCGCCGACAACCTGATCGCCGCGCTCGCCGGGCAGCCGGTGGGCGATGCGCTGACGCGCCAGCGCGCGGCTCAGCTTGCGTAG
- the phnC gene encoding phosphonate ABC transporter ATP-binding protein, producing the protein MPDTPLAAPLLTLQGLAVTYANGHAALHPTSLGIEAGQFVVLLGASGAGKSTLLRCLNGLVRPSDGQVQVGDLGAALTRSRTLRAHRRLTGMVFQQHHLIGRQTVLGNVLLGCVAQRPAWASCLPWRHADKQRALAAIERVGLLDKALERADALSGGQQQRVGIARALVQQPRLMLADEPVASLDPATALSVLTLLHGICQGDGLTAVVSLHQVALARRFADRVIGLRQGRVVFDGPPAALDAQTEASLYADTRPTASLPPQPAGALSPLEPTELTPC; encoded by the coding sequence ATTCCAGACACCCCACTCGCCGCCCCGCTGCTCACGCTGCAGGGCCTGGCGGTCACCTACGCCAACGGCCACGCCGCCCTGCACCCCACCAGCCTCGGCATCGAGGCGGGGCAGTTCGTGGTGCTGCTGGGCGCCTCGGGCGCGGGCAAGTCCACGCTGCTGCGCTGCCTCAACGGACTCGTGAGACCCAGCGACGGGCAGGTGCAGGTGGGTGACCTCGGCGCCGCGCTGACACGCTCGCGCACCCTGCGCGCGCACCGCCGCCTGACCGGCATGGTGTTCCAGCAGCACCACCTCATCGGCCGCCAGACGGTGCTCGGCAACGTGCTGCTGGGCTGCGTGGCGCAGCGCCCGGCCTGGGCCTCGTGCCTGCCCTGGCGCCACGCCGACAAACAACGCGCGCTCGCCGCCATCGAGCGCGTCGGCCTGCTCGACAAGGCGCTGGAGCGGGCCGATGCGCTGTCGGGCGGCCAGCAGCAGCGGGTGGGCATCGCCCGCGCGCTGGTGCAACAGCCGCGGCTGATGCTGGCCGACGAACCGGTGGCCAGCCTCGACCCGGCCACGGCGCTCAGCGTGCTCACGCTGCTGCACGGCATCTGCCAGGGCGACGGTCTCACCGCGGTCGTGAGCCTGCACCAGGTGGCCCTCGCACGCCGCTTCGCCGACCGCGTGATCGGCCTGCGCCAGGGCCGGGTGGTGTTCGACGGCCCGCCCGCCGCGCTCGATGCGCAGACCGAAGCCTCGCTCTACGCCGACACCCGCCCCACCGCCAGCCTGCCCCCGCAGCCAGCCGGCGCCCTCTCTCCTCTCGAACCCACGGAACTCACGCCATGTTGA
- a CDS encoding VOC family protein → MKSLFHLAYHVRSLDDARRFYGGVLGCREGRSTDTWVDFDFFGHQISLHLGEPFATTNTGRVGDKLVPMPHLGLVLELPDWQALADRLTAAKLAFVMPPQVRFEGQPGEQWTMFFRDPSGNPIEVKGFRSLAGVYAS, encoded by the coding sequence ATGAAGAGCCTCTTCCACCTCGCGTATCACGTGCGCAGCCTCGACGACGCGCGCCGCTTCTACGGCGGCGTGCTCGGCTGCCGCGAAGGCCGCAGCACCGACACCTGGGTCGACTTCGACTTCTTCGGGCACCAGATCTCGCTGCACCTGGGCGAGCCCTTCGCGACGACGAACACCGGTCGCGTCGGCGACAAGCTGGTGCCGATGCCGCATCTCGGGCTCGTGCTCGAACTGCCCGACTGGCAGGCGCTCGCCGACCGCCTCACCGCCGCGAAGCTCGCGTTCGTGATGCCGCCTCAGGTGCGCTTCGAAGGCCAGCCCGGCGAGCAGTGGACGATGTTCTTCCGCGACCCGTCGGGCAACCCGATCGAGGTGAAGGGCTTCCGCTCGCTGGCAGGCGTCTACGCAAGCTGA
- a CDS encoding aldehyde dehydrogenase family protein, which produces MIQKDKLYIGGQWVASLGQETPGAVISPATGDAIASVVRGNADDVNRAVAAAKAAFEPWAALTPAERGAYLLKIHEGLKARAGEIAKTISSEMGMPLKQSLPIQAGSPIAVFKYYAKLVESFHWEEQAGHSTIVREPVGVVAAITPWNYPLHQIGAKVAAAMAAGCTVVLKPADVTPLNAFILAEVIHEAGVPAGVFNLVTGRGTIVGEAMVKHPDVDMVSFTGSTGAGRRISAQASETIKRVALELGGKSASVILEDADLVTAVKGSVQACFLNAGQTCTAHTRMVVPESKYDEVAKIAVAVTAAYKVGDPFDETTVMGPVASKSQQDTVQEYIQIGLDEGAELLTGGLGAPEGLENKGFYVKPTVFGRVKPDSRLAQEEVFGPVLSILTYKDEAEAIAIANNSIYGLSGGVWASTDERAKEVAKKIRTGMVDINGGGFNMQAPFGGYKQSGNGREFGKWGLEDFLEVKSMQFKRA; this is translated from the coding sequence ATGATCCAGAAAGACAAGCTGTACATCGGCGGCCAATGGGTGGCCAGCCTGGGCCAGGAAACGCCCGGCGCGGTGATCTCGCCCGCCACCGGTGACGCAATCGCCAGCGTCGTGCGTGGCAATGCCGACGACGTGAACCGTGCCGTGGCCGCGGCCAAGGCGGCCTTCGAACCCTGGGCGGCGCTGACGCCGGCCGAGCGCGGTGCGTACCTGCTGAAGATCCACGAAGGCCTGAAGGCACGTGCCGGCGAGATCGCCAAAACCATCAGCTCCGAGATGGGCATGCCGCTCAAGCAGTCGCTGCCGATCCAGGCCGGCTCGCCGATCGCGGTCTTCAAGTACTACGCCAAGCTGGTGGAGAGCTTCCACTGGGAAGAGCAGGCCGGCCACTCGACCATCGTGCGCGAACCGGTGGGGGTGGTCGCGGCGATCACGCCGTGGAACTACCCGCTGCACCAGATCGGCGCCAAGGTCGCCGCGGCCATGGCCGCGGGCTGCACGGTGGTGTTGAAGCCGGCCGACGTGACGCCGCTCAATGCGTTCATCCTGGCCGAGGTCATCCATGAGGCCGGCGTGCCGGCGGGCGTGTTCAACCTCGTCACCGGCCGCGGCACGATCGTCGGCGAGGCGATGGTCAAGCACCCCGATGTGGACATGGTGTCGTTCACCGGCTCCACCGGTGCCGGCCGCCGCATCTCGGCGCAGGCCTCCGAAACCATCAAGCGCGTGGCGCTCGAACTCGGCGGCAAGTCGGCCTCGGTGATCCTCGAAGACGCCGACCTCGTGACCGCCGTCAAGGGCTCGGTGCAGGCCTGCTTCCTCAACGCCGGCCAGACCTGCACCGCGCACACCCGCATGGTGGTGCCCGAGAGCAAGTACGACGAAGTGGCCAAGATCGCGGTGGCCGTAACCGCCGCCTACAAGGTCGGCGACCCCTTCGACGAGACCACGGTGATGGGCCCGGTGGCTTCGAAATCGCAGCAGGACACGGTGCAGGAATACATCCAGATCGGCCTCGACGAAGGCGCCGAGCTCCTGACCGGCGGCCTCGGTGCCCCGGAAGGCCTGGAGAACAAGGGCTTCTATGTGAAGCCCACCGTCTTCGGCCGCGTGAAGCCCGATTCGCGCCTGGCGCAAGAGGAAGTCTTCGGCCCGGTGCTGTCGATCCTCACCTACAAGGACGAAGCCGAAGCCATCGCCATCGCCAACAACAGCATCTACGGCCTCTCCGGCGGCGTGTGGGCCTCGACCGACGAGCGCGCGAAGGAAGTGGCGAAGAAGATCCGCACCGGCATGGTCGACATCAACGGCGGCGGCTTCAACATGCAGGCGCCGTTCGGCGGCTACAAGCAGTCGGGCAACGGCCGCGAGTTTGGCAAGTGGGGGCTGGAAGACTTTCTGGAAGTGAAGTCCATGCAGTTCAAGCGGGCCTGA
- the phnD gene encoding phosphate/phosphite/phosphonate ABC transporter substrate-binding protein produces the protein MLKRRTLNTALASAALALFVPHAALAQGANPARLRVALLPDENASTLIQNAQPLKQYLERTLKKEVEIVVTTDYSSMIEAMRFGRIEVAYFGPFSYVLAKSKAPDIEPFAVGVERGSPTYQSVLIATAGGPVAKLDDVRGKPFGFGDQASTSSHLAPRAHLLKKVGLDGEKDYRPVHLGTHDAVARAVQAGQVPAGALSKPILDNLVKRGTVDASKIVQLDLTAAIPNYPIVVQGKLAPELKQAIKKAFLEMNDKEVLKSFRVESFAATDDRAYDVLRDTAGVLKLDLARMK, from the coding sequence ATGTTGAAACGCCGCACCCTCAACACCGCGCTGGCCTCGGCCGCGCTCGCCCTGTTCGTGCCCCACGCCGCCCTGGCGCAAGGCGCCAACCCCGCGCGCCTGCGCGTCGCGCTGCTGCCCGACGAAAACGCCTCCACGCTGATCCAGAACGCCCAGCCCCTCAAGCAGTACCTGGAGCGCACGCTGAAGAAAGAGGTCGAGATCGTCGTCACCACCGACTACTCCTCGATGATCGAAGCCATGCGCTTCGGCCGCATCGAGGTCGCCTACTTCGGCCCCTTCTCGTACGTGCTGGCCAAGTCGAAGGCGCCCGACATCGAGCCGTTTGCCGTCGGCGTGGAGCGCGGCTCGCCCACTTACCAGTCGGTGCTGATCGCCACCGCCGGCGGGCCGGTCGCCAAGCTCGACGACGTGCGCGGCAAGCCCTTCGGCTTCGGCGACCAGGCCTCGACCTCCAGCCACCTCGCGCCACGCGCCCACCTGCTGAAGAAGGTGGGGCTTGACGGCGAGAAGGACTACCGCCCGGTGCACCTGGGCACGCACGACGCGGTGGCCCGCGCGGTGCAGGCGGGCCAGGTGCCCGCGGGGGCGCTCTCCAAGCCCATCCTCGACAACCTGGTCAAGCGCGGCACCGTCGACGCCAGCAAGATCGTGCAGCTCGACCTCACCGCCGCGATCCCCAATTACCCGATCGTGGTGCAGGGCAAGCTCGCACCCGAACTCAAGCAGGCGATCAAGAAGGCCTTCCTGGAGATGAACGACAAGGAGGTGCTCAAGTCCTTCCGCGTCGAGTCGTTCGCCGCCACCGACGACCGCGCGTACGACGTGCTGCGCGACACCGCCGGCGTGCTCAAGCTCGACCTGGCGCGCATGAAGTGA